One genomic segment of Linepithema humile isolate Giens D197 chromosome 5, Lhum_UNIL_v1.0, whole genome shotgun sequence includes these proteins:
- the LOC105676023 gene encoding uncharacterized protein isoform X2: MLKSAIIITILAFADFQAKVNAAATLTNENLKDQLSFTILEAKNRAFDQVQSIKVLASVNFDNFIVRTNEMVQKSSNDMKILREEFNEANDTSCNKAQADIDDAALKTIAHYQTCVEKVTYYAEADLNSLAFDGSLLTKEIQYAKNVDEELYRKVTDLDARSFQFGKYLQRLEKCDTQSNLPRLKRQISEALTSYKQCLQNK; the protein is encoded by the exons ATGTTGAAATCCGCAATCATAATTACAATTCTGGCTTtc gcCGATTTTCAGGCGAAAGTAAATGCAGCCGCAACATTAacgaatgaaaatttaaaagatcaGTTGTCGTTCACGATATTAGAAGCAAAAAATCGTGCATTCGACCAGGTACAAAGTATTAAAGTGTTAGCTTCTGTTAATTTCGATAACTTTATTGTACGTACAAATGAAATGGTGCAAAAG TCCTCAAAtgatatgaaaatattgagaGAAGAATTTAACGAAGCAAACGATACCTCTTGCAACAAAGCGCAGGCTGATATAGATGATGCTGctttaaaaactattgcaCATTATCAGACGTGTGTAGAAAAAGTGACTTATTATGCTGAAGCAGACCTGAATTCTTTAGCCTTTGACGGAAGCCTCTTAACGAAGGAAATTCAATACGCTAAG AATGTCGATGAGGAATTGTATCGTAAAGTTACTGATTTGGACGCAAGATCTTTCCAATTCGGCAAATATCTGCAAAGATTGGAAAAATGTGATACTCAATCAAATTTGCCACGACTTAAGCGACAAATTTCCGAAGCTTTGACCAGTTACAAACAGTGTCttcagaataaataa
- the LOC105676023 gene encoding uncharacterized protein isoform X1 has translation MLKSAIIITILAFADFQAKVNAAATLTNENLKDQLSFTILEAKNRAFDQVQSIKVLASVNFDNFIVRTNEMVQKSSNDMKILREEFNEANDTSCNKAQADIDDAALKTIAHYQTCVEKVTYYAEADLNSLAFDGSLLTKEIQYAKNRKAYRRQQRIDFVEKYSLVCVKVENVKMRKRQQRNHLNFILFSIVSLRFRTILQLSS, from the exons ATGTTGAAATCCGCAATCATAATTACAATTCTGGCTTtc gcCGATTTTCAGGCGAAAGTAAATGCAGCCGCAACATTAacgaatgaaaatttaaaagatcaGTTGTCGTTCACGATATTAGAAGCAAAAAATCGTGCATTCGACCAGGTACAAAGTATTAAAGTGTTAGCTTCTGTTAATTTCGATAACTTTATTGTACGTACAAATGAAATGGTGCAAAAG TCCTCAAAtgatatgaaaatattgagaGAAGAATTTAACGAAGCAAACGATACCTCTTGCAACAAAGCGCAGGCTGATATAGATGATGCTGctttaaaaactattgcaCATTATCAGACGTGTGTAGAAAAAGTGACTTATTATGCTGAAGCAGACCTGAATTCTTTAGCCTTTGACGGAAGCCTCTTAACGAAGGAAATTCAATACGCTAAG AACAGAAAAGCATATAGAAGACAACAACGTATCGATTTTGTAGAAAAGTATTCTCTTGTGTGTGTTAAAGTCGAGAATGTTAAGATGAGAAAACGGCAGCAAAGGAATCActtgaattttattctattttctatCGTTTCTCTACGATTCCGGACAATATTGCAGCTCTCCTCTTAG